DNA from Pontibacter deserti:
AAGAATGTACCATTACCCAACCACGGATAAGGTCTTTCAAGCGAATCTCTTCTTTGCGCGGTACTTTTAAACGAATTACATAAGGCGCGCCAGATTCCAGAAGCTTTTTAACTTCGTCTTCGGGCATGGTAAGGGAGTTACGCATGGTAGCACGCGTAATGGCATTGTACTGGGGCGTAGCTACTTTGGCAGCTTTCAGGCGCTCGCGCATTGCCTCCAGCTCTTCGGCAGTATCAAATGCATAGTAAGCATGGCCATCGTTTACCAGTTGCAGGGCATACTGCATGTACATCGGCTTGCGCTCCGACTGGCGGTATGGTGCATAAGGGCCACCGTTCCATGGGCTTTCATCCAGTTCTATGCCGCACCACTCCAGCGACTCACGGATATAGTCTTCAGCACCCGGAACAAAACGATTCTGGTCTGTATCCTCGATGCGCAATATCATTTTACCGCCTGTTTTGCGGGCCAGCAGGTAATTGTAAAGGGCCGTGCGAACACCGCCTATATGAAGTGGCCCGGTAGGGCTTGGTGCAAAGCGTACTCTTACTTCTCTTTCCATGTATGGTCGTCTTCTTGTAATCTTCTAATTCGGGCGCAATTTACAAAATAAAGTATGTAAACGTAAGTATAACCGGCACCTTCATTTGATGTTATACTTTATACGTGGGGTGGCAAGTATAAACAATATCAGGTATTTGCGTATCAGGTTCGTATACAGCTTAAAAGGCAGCCCGGATGGTACGTACGCGACTTAACATGATTTGGTGCCTGCTACAGGAAACCTGGTTGGAGTTCCTGGATAATAATTCATTTCAGAAAGGTGCCGCGCTGGCTTACTACACCATTTTTGCGTTGCCACCCATGCTTATCATCATCATCAGTGCCAGCAGTTATTTTCTGGAAGAGCAGGCCGTTTCGGGGGAGATATACTTTAGAATTAAAGAGCTGATAGGTTCGGAAGGAGCCTATGCCGTGCAGAAGATGGTGGAAAATGTAAACGCCTTTGCCAATTTAAACCTGGCAGCCATAATTGGTGGCGGCGCATTGTTTATTGCAGCCACAGGCTTGTTTGTGTCGTTGCAGGATTCGCTGAACGAGATATGGTATGTGAAGCCCAAGCCCAAGCGCGGCTACCTCAAACTGGTACTCGACCGTTTCTTGTCTTTCGGAATGATTCTGGCGATTGCTATTTTACTTTTGCTGTCGTTGCTGGCCAATACGGTGCTGGTTATAGTTGGTGATTTTCTGACTGCTCGTTTATCGGGGTGGGTAGTATACATTCTGCACCTGGCTAACCTGATGTCGAGCTTGGTAATGATGACCTTTTTGTTTGCCTGCATCTATAAGTTCTTGCCGGATGCCAAGATTAAGTGGCGGGATGTATGGGTTGGGGCAGTAGTAACCGCTATACTGTTCTCCTTGTTCAGGGGTTTGATCGGGTTTTACTTGGGTAAGAATGATGTGGCATCTGTTTACGGGGCAGCAGGCTCTGTAGTACTTATACTTACGTGGGTGTTCTTTACATCCCAGATCATCTTCTTTGGAGCAGTTTTCACATTTGTTTACTCTCGTAAGTATGGCCATAATATTTACCCGGCTACTTATGCCGTCCGGGTCATTCGCCAGGAAATAGAAGTTGGCAACTCAGCTGTGAACGCAGAACCGGGTAAACATGCCCAGGAAGTATATGGGGAAGAAGAAGTTATAACTACCCAGCCGGATGAGGGTGAATTAGAACAGGGAGCGAATATTTAAGTTTAGGAGTTAGCGAGTTAAAGAAGGATGAAAGGACAAAAGACTCAGCAGTTTAACTCCTTTGTCTTTTATCCTTCATCAAGATATCTTTGAAGAGCTCTATTTAACCGCAATACACGAAATCTCTACGTTCACATCTTTTGGTAAACGACTCACTTCTACAGTTTCGCGGGCTGGAGGGTTGCTGGTAAAGTAGCTGCCGTACGTTTCGTTTATCTTACCAAAGTTGTTTAGGTCTTTCACAAAAATGCTGCACTTTACCACGTTACTGAAATCCATACCAGCTTCTGAAAGTATAAACTGCAGGTTTTTCATAACCATGTGCGTTTCTTCTTCTATGCTGCTGTTTACCAGTTCGCCGGTTTGCTGGTTCAACGGAATCTGACCCGAAACATAAAGTACGCCGTTAGCCATAGTTGCCTGGCTATAAGGCCCGATAGGAGCCGGCGCGTTCTGTGAGTTAACAATGGTATGTGCCATTCTGAATTAGTTTAAATGTTTATCTTTACCATCAAAAGTACAGAAATATGCACATACTTGTTTTGGCTGGCCCAGAAATGGCCAATGAGTTCAGACAAAAATTTCAGGAAGATGATAATGGCATCCGCTATACTTTCCTGCAAAGCCATAATATAATTGATGCGCAACTGGAGCCTTCTGATGTAGTGTTTGATTTTCTGCTGCACGAGCAACCTGAGCGGTTAAGTATGTATGCTCCCAGCCAAGTTGTTTTCTGCAATGCGGCAACTATACAATTGGCTGCACTTGTAAAAGCTTCCGGCGTCGAAAGACCATGTACTTTGATAGGGTTTAATGGACTGCCTTCTCTTTTCAATAGACCTGTGCTGGAGGTAAGTCTACTGCATAAAGGATGTGAGTCTCGCCTTATAGAAGTTTGCAACGAGTTAGAAACAGATTTCCTGATCGTGGATGATCGTGTGGGTTTGGTTACTCCTCGTATACTTTGCATGATCATTAATGAGGCTTGTTATACCTTGCAGGAACAAACAGCAGGTATAGAAGATATTGATCTGGGAATGAAGCTAGGTACAAATTATCCTAAAGGCCCTTTTGAGTGGGCAAACCAGATAGGTATAGCTAACGTGTATAATGTGCTGCAGGCAGTTTATGAAGATACCAAAGAGGAGCGTTATAAAATATGCCCGCTGCTCAAGACGAAGTATCTGAAAGGGGAAATGTTTGAAGTATAAAGTATAGCAGCAATTATAAAGTATAAGCAATAAAAAAGGAGACCTGATTGAGTCTCCTTTTCTGTTTTATAGTTAGTAGCAATTACTCTACAGTTACTGATTTTGCCAGGTTACGTGGCTGGTCTACGTTGCAACCACGCATTACTGCAATATGGTAAGACAACAACTGCAGCGGAACTACAGAAAGCAATGGCATCAGGTGCTCGCTTGTTTCCGGAATTTCGATAACATGGTCTGCCATAGCAGGTATAGTTGTATCGCCTTCAGTTACGATAGCAATTACTTTACCTTTACGAGCTTTCACTTCCTGCACGTTCGATACAATCTTCTCATAAGAGCTGTCTTTCGTTGCAATAACAACTACAGGCATCTGCTCATCAATCAAAGCAATCGGGCCGTGCTTCATTTCGGCAGCTGGGTAACCTTCAGCGTGTATGTAAGAAATCTCCTTCAGCTTAAGCGCGCCTTCCAGGGCAACCGGGAAGTTATAGCCACGACCTAAGTATAAGAAGTTGGTCGCATCCTTATAAATTTCAGAGATTTCCTCGATCTGCTTATCCAGTTTAAGCGTCTGCTCTACTTTCGCAGGTATCTGCTCCAGTTCAGCAATCAGTTGGTGCAGTTTTGTGGTTTCTATAGTTCCGCGCTTGCTGCCGATGATCATAGCAATAAGGGTAAGAACTGTAACCTGCGCTGTAAACGCTTTTGTAGAGGCAACACCAATCTCAGGGCCTGCGTGTGTATAAGCACCTGCATCAGTAGCACGTGCAATAGATGAGCCTACCACGTTACAGATACCGAAAATAGTAGCACCTTTAGATTTGGCCAGTTCAATCGCTGCCAGCGTATCGGCTGTTTCACCAGACTGTGATATGGCAATTACAATGTCATTCTCACTAACGATCGGGTTACGGTAACGGAACTCTGAAGCGTATTCAACTTCAACAGGTATGCGTGCCAGGTCCTCTATCAGGTATTCAGCTACCAGACCTGCATGCCACGAGGTACCGCAGGCAACTATAAGTATACGGTTAGCATTTGCGAACTTATTCTCATACTCACGGATACCGCCCATCATCAGGTGGTTCCTCTCTGCGATCATACGGCCACGCATGCTGTCAAGAATTGAACGAGGCTGCTCAAAAATCTCTTTCAGCATAAAGTGTTCGTAGCCACCTTTTTCAATAGACTCCAGGGCTAGTTCCAGGCGCTGAATATAAGGTGTCTGTTGCACATCTTCTTTTGTGCGGATATCTAACTGGCCATCTTTGACAACAGCAATTTCATAATCATTCAGGTAGATTACATCGTTGGTATACTCGATGATCGGAGTAGCATCAGAAGCAAAGAAGTATTCACCTTCACCAACACCAACTACCAACGGACTACCTTTACGAGCAGCTACAATATGATTCGGGTCATCTTTAGACAATACAACTATAGCATAAGCACCTACTACTTCGTGTAGTGCCAAACGCACAGCTTCAACTAAAGAGCAACCAGTAGTGGTACGAATGTCTTCAATTAAATTAATGAAAACTTCAGAGTCGGTATCTGATTGGAAAGTATGGCCTTTTTCTAATAACAGTGTCTTAAGAGCTGCATAGTTCTCAATAATACCATTATGAATGATCGCAATTTTACCTGATGTAGAATAGTGTGGGTGGGCATTTACATCGTTCGGTTCGCCGTGGGTAGCCCAGCGGGTGTGGCCCATCCCGATGGTACCATGTACATTTTTATCGGCTATAAAGGCTTCAAGCTCACTAACCTTACCCTTCTTTTTGTAAACATTAAGGCTGCCGTTCATCAGTGCTATACCTGCACTGTCGTATCCTCTGTACTCCAGGCGCTTAAGGCCTTTAATAATAATTGGGCAAGCTTCTCTGTGCCCTACGTATGCTACAATTCCGCACATAAGTCTGTTGTGTAAAAACTATAATAGGTACCCGCAAAGGTACCTATTAAAAATATTATAATAATAGAATCTAGTCTACTTTTGTAAAGTATACGCGTAGCTTCACGCCTTTCTCAACAGTGTTGCTAAGTATAGCTCTGTAAGGAATAATTTCTTTTGATATTGCTACCGTTCCAGAACCTGCATTTGTAAACTTAGCTGGTGCAATCAACAAGCCATCGTTTGGTTTTTTACCAAGTAAGATAGCCTGTACATAGCTGGTTATATTTACTGTATACTGTTTTTTATCTGCATCAAAAAGGAGCTGAGCAGGATACCTGGTGCTATTCAGTGCATACGCTGCATCAAATGGAACAACCCGTGTCTCACCATTGCTATTCTTCAAAATGCGATTACTGCTATTTGTTTCATACAGAGCCAGGGCTTTCGGTGCAGCTAACTTTGTATCTGATGCTGTTTTGATAGGTATAACCAGTTCTGCTCTGTTAATAACAATATTGCCATGCTTTTCCTTAAGCTTAGCAAGGTGAGGTATAGTTAGCTTCGTTAAAAGCTGAGTACCGGACTGAATGTAACTTTCATCACCAGTTTCTGAAGATTCAAGTAAAACGTTTTTACCTAATCCTTCTAAAGCTGTTCCACTACGATCAGCTGTTATATTAGAGAAATCTCTCGTAGTAGCGCTGCCAAAGAAAAATGTATGTGATTTACGAACCGAATCAGCCCCTGTTCCACTTCCATTTCTGAAGTATAAAGTGAGCTTTGAATTATTAGAACCAAGGTTCAGGCCTAAAAGGAATTTAGGGTCGCCTGTTGGTACAAACGCAAAGCCTTTTAAAAACTGTGCAAAATTTGCCTGATTTTTAAGATTTGTAGTGCCAGATTGGTTTAGCAGATTTTGAGCAAACTCTTGATCAAGTACTATTGATGGACGTGAATAATGCTCACCAATAATCTTACCTGTTGTATCCTTTACCTCTACGATCTCAGGTTTAAAAGTAACGCTACCTAATACTTTAGGATCATAAGCAAGCGATGAGTTTGTAAAGTAAGATGCCTTCTCTTGGAAAGACTCAGTAAGTTCATGCACTTCAAATGTTATAGGTTCACCAATATCACCATAAAAAGTAGAGTCATAATCCAGCGTAAGCACAAGCTTGTCTAATAGCCTGGGCTTATTCTTATCTCCAAAAACAACGTCTGTACCACTTAAAGCCACTTCAGTAAAAGTTGTTCCCTTTACATTACCTAATACAGCATCCCAATACCCGCCAAGTATAGCTCTATCCTGGTTAAAGGCAAGTATAGAATCGGGCTGAGAAACAGTGCCTGTATTTATAGTTAATGTATCAGTATAAGTAGTTCCGGCAAGATTTTCATCTTGTAGGTCTATACCAATATCAGATGGGTCTTCGCAGGAAGCAAGTGTAGCAAGGGAAAAGAAGAATAGGGCAAATCTTCTAACGGCTGAGTTCATTATACAGGTTATAGTATGAATCTAAAAGAGTATCGTCGGCGCTAACTGTGCTGATGTTCTTCGCAGTAAAATCGCTGAACAAGGCATTGATATTCTCGCTAAAATCTTCGTTTGTTTTAATTACTGAATCAGCATACTCCATACCTATTTTCAGGAAGCTGTCAATGTCGGCAGACTTCAGGTGGTCCAGCATGCTGTCATCAATATCCAGCATCTTTACTTTTTCTGCCAAGTCGCCTGCAAACTTATGTGTATAGTTGTGGTTATATACCGTAAACATCGACTTAGAATCTTTAAAAATCGGATCTTTTTTATAGGTTGTTTTCAGGTACATTGGTATCAAGCCGGTCATCCAGTCGTTGCAGTGTACAATGTCTGGTTGCCAGCCTAATTTTTTCACCGTTTCAAGCACACCCTTACAGAAGAAGATGGCACGCTCGTCGTTATCCTGGTGAAAGTTATTGTTCTTGTCAACGAAAACGGACTTTCTGTGGAAATAGTCTTCGTTGTCGATAAAATATACCTGTAATTTAGCATTCGGAATAGAAGCCACCTTAATAACCAGTGGTTTTTCATCATCGCCAACAGCGATGTTTATACCTGACAGGCGAACAACCTCATGTAAACGGTTCTTGCGTTCGTTAATTATACCGAACCTTGGTACAAATATGCGGATCTCCATACCTCTTTCCTGCATGGCCTGTGGTAGCGTGTTCAGAAACTCTGCTACTTTTGTGGTCTGAAGGAAGGGAAGAATCTCGGTGGCGGCGTACAGGATTCGCAATTTTGACATGAGTTTGTAATTAAAAATTAATAAGCAACAGTATTGGGACGTGCAAAATTAGTATTTTTTATTCTAATTTTCAATTTTATCTGCTGTGACTTACTTTTGCCGGCTTTTATAGTTTTAAACTGAAACACAACATATGCAAGTAATTACGCAGGTAAACACACTTCGGGAAACAATGCAGGCACTACGTTGCAGTGGCAAGAGCATAGGCTTTGTGCCAACTATGGGCGCCCTGCACGAAGGACACCTGCAACTGCTGCGCGCATCTGTAAAAGATAATGACATTACTGTTTGCAGCATTTTTGTAAATCCGACACAGTTTAACAATGCCGAGGACTTTAAACTATACCCACGCACACTGGAGGAAGACATAGTACAGCTGCAAACAACTGGCTGCGATTATCTTTTTGCACCAACTCCCGATGATGTATATCCACAACACACTATGTTACAGTTTAGTTTCGGAAAGCTGGAGCAGGTAATGGAAGGGGAGCACCGGCCGGGGCATTTTAACGGAGTGGCAACGATAGTGGGCAAATTATTCCATATGGTGCAGCCGCATAAAGCTTATTTCGGGCAGAAAGATTTACAGCAGGTAGCTATAGTTCGCCAGCTTATATTTGGGTTAGGTTTTAACGTGGAACTGGTGTGTCATCCTACTGTGCGTGAGGCTAATGGGCTGGCTATGTCCTCGCGGAACAAAAGGTTAAATAAAGAACAGCTTGTTACAGCAGTTAGTTTGTACGAGGCGCTCCAGTTAGCCAAGTCTCAGCTAAAGTATAAATCTCAGGAAAGTATAAAAGAAGCCGTAGCAGACTATCTGCGCCAGAAGCCGGAAGTAACCCTGGAGTATTTCGAAATAGCTAACCCGCTTACGCTGCAGCCCATAGAAAGTATAGCCGATGCCCGGGAGGTAGCTTTATGCATCGCTGCCCATGTTGGCCCGGTACGCCTGATCGATAACTTGGTAGTGAATCTTAGCGAAGTATAAATTGTTTGAACAAGAGCAGTATATAGCGGGTTTATACTTTCATAGTTTATCTGCCACATATTGCCTAACTTTGCGCTTTATTTAGTTACAAACCATGTATATTGAGGTTTTAAAATCTAAGATCCACCGCTGTAGGGTAACACAGGCCGAGCTCCATTATGTTGGTAGTATCACAATTGATGAAGACCTGATGGATGCTGCTAATGTGGTGGAGAATGAAAAAGTTACTATTGTAAACATCAATAACGGCGAGCGTTTTGAAACCTATGTAATTAAGGGCGAACGCGGAACCGGAACTGTTTGTTTAAATGGCCCGGCTGCACGCAAAGTACAGGTAGGCGATATTGTGATTGTAATCTCTTACTGCAGCATCCCGTTCGCGGATGCGAAAGCACACAAGCCAACATTGGTTTTCCCGGATCAGCATAACCGCCTGGTATAACGCCTCTGCATGAAAAAGCTGCTCTCTTTTCTCAAGTATACGCTACTGCTTGGTGTCTCTGCATTCCTGATGTGGTACGCTTTAAAGGAGCTTGATTTTGAGAAATTGTGGGCAGAACTGCAAAACGCGGACTATGGTTGGGTAGCGCTCTCGTTAGTTATGGGAGTTGTGGCCTATCTTAGCCGGGCCTATCGCTGGCAGATGCAGATAAAACCAACCGGTTACCAACCATCCCTGCACAATACTTATAATGCCATGATGGTGGGTTACATTGCCAACCTGGTGCTGCCACGCATGGGGGAAGTAGTGCGTTGCAGTATGTTGCGCCGCTCTGATGGGTTACCGGTAAACAAAGGGTTTGGTACCGTAATAGCCGAACGGTTCGTAGATATGCTCATGCTGTTGATTGCTCTGAGCTTAACCTTACTAATAGAATTCAGGCAGATCAAAGACTTCTTTTGGGAGCTGCTTTCCAGCAAGTATAGCAACTTAGAGCAAACTGTAAACCAATTGTACTGGCTGGCTGTAATTATGCTAGGGCTAAGTATAGTTCTGTTTGTAGTTGCCTACCGCTACCTGAATAAACTACGGGAGAATGTTTACTTCCAAAAGGGAGAGCAGTTTATGAGGGGCATGTTGCAAGGCGTGCTCAGTATAACCAAACTCGATAACCAGGCTGCATTCTGGGGGCATACAGTTTTTGTATGGCTGATGTACTATGGCTCGAGCTTAGTCGTTTTTTATGCGTTGCCTGGTACGAGTCATCTGAGTTATGGAGCTGCTCTTTCTGTGTTAGTAGTTGGTAGTCTAGGTATGGCTGCCCCGGTGCAGGGTGGGGTAGGTGTATATCATTTACTGGTACAGGCTACGTTGTTACTTTACGGTGTACCTAAAGAAGCTGGCATGGCTTACGCGCTGCTGGCACATACTTCTCAAACGCTTTTGGTAGTTATAATGGGAGTGCTTAGTTTTATAGCAGGTATGTTGCGGAAGCCGTCGGCAGAAGCAGTGCTTCCTGAAACTAAAGCAATGGCAAACCATGAATTCAACCGATAAGATTTTTTCTCTTCCACAACTTCTTGATCAAGTACAGGCATGGCGCAGCCAGGGGCAGAAGATCGTTTTTACAAACGGCTGCTTTGATCTGCTGCATCTGGGCCATGTAGATTACCTGGAAAAAG
Protein-coding regions in this window:
- a CDS encoding lysylphosphatidylglycerol synthase transmembrane domain-containing protein; this encodes MKKLLSFLKYTLLLGVSAFLMWYALKELDFEKLWAELQNADYGWVALSLVMGVVAYLSRAYRWQMQIKPTGYQPSLHNTYNAMMVGYIANLVLPRMGEVVRCSMLRRSDGLPVNKGFGTVIAERFVDMLMLLIALSLTLLIEFRQIKDFFWELLSSKYSNLEQTVNQLYWLAVIMLGLSIVLFVVAYRYLNKLRENVYFQKGEQFMRGMLQGVLSITKLDNQAAFWGHTVFVWLMYYGSSLVVFYALPGTSHLSYGAALSVLVVGSLGMAAPVQGGVGVYHLLVQATLLLYGVPKEAGMAYALLAHTSQTLLVVIMGVLSFIAGMLRKPSAEAVLPETKAMANHEFNR
- the glmS gene encoding glutamine--fructose-6-phosphate transaminase (isomerizing), producing MCGIVAYVGHREACPIIIKGLKRLEYRGYDSAGIALMNGSLNVYKKKGKVSELEAFIADKNVHGTIGMGHTRWATHGEPNDVNAHPHYSTSGKIAIIHNGIIENYAALKTLLLEKGHTFQSDTDSEVFINLIEDIRTTTGCSLVEAVRLALHEVVGAYAIVVLSKDDPNHIVAARKGSPLVVGVGEGEYFFASDATPIIEYTNDVIYLNDYEIAVVKDGQLDIRTKEDVQQTPYIQRLELALESIEKGGYEHFMLKEIFEQPRSILDSMRGRMIAERNHLMMGGIREYENKFANANRILIVACGTSWHAGLVAEYLIEDLARIPVEVEYASEFRYRNPIVSENDIVIAISQSGETADTLAAIELAKSKGATIFGICNVVGSSIARATDAGAYTHAGPEIGVASTKAFTAQVTVLTLIAMIIGSKRGTIETTKLHQLIAELEQIPAKVEQTLKLDKQIEEISEIYKDATNFLYLGRGYNFPVALEGALKLKEISYIHAEGYPAAEMKHGPIALIDEQMPVVVIATKDSSYEKIVSNVQEVKARKGKVIAIVTEGDTTIPAMADHVIEIPETSEHLMPLLSVVPLQLLSYHIAVMRGCNVDQPRNLAKSVTVE
- a CDS encoding glycogen/starch synthase; this encodes MSKLRILYAATEILPFLQTTKVAEFLNTLPQAMQERGMEIRIFVPRFGIINERKNRLHEVVRLSGINIAVGDDEKPLVIKVASIPNAKLQVYFIDNEDYFHRKSVFVDKNNNFHQDNDERAIFFCKGVLETVKKLGWQPDIVHCNDWMTGLIPMYLKTTYKKDPIFKDSKSMFTVYNHNYTHKFAGDLAEKVKMLDIDDSMLDHLKSADIDSFLKIGMEYADSVIKTNEDFSENINALFSDFTAKNISTVSADDTLLDSYYNLYNELSR
- a CDS encoding 3-hydroxyacyl-CoA dehydrogenase family protein, with protein sequence MHILVLAGPEMANEFRQKFQEDDNGIRYTFLQSHNIIDAQLEPSDVVFDFLLHEQPERLSMYAPSQVVFCNAATIQLAALVKASGVERPCTLIGFNGLPSLFNRPVLEVSLLHKGCESRLIEVCNELETDFLIVDDRVGLVTPRILCMIINEACYTLQEQTAGIEDIDLGMKLGTNYPKGPFEWANQIGIANVYNVLQAVYEDTKEERYKICPLLKTKYLKGEMFEV
- a CDS encoding YihY/virulence factor BrkB family protein — translated: MVRTRLNMIWCLLQETWLEFLDNNSFQKGAALAYYTIFALPPMLIIIISASSYFLEEQAVSGEIYFRIKELIGSEGAYAVQKMVENVNAFANLNLAAIIGGGALFIAATGLFVSLQDSLNEIWYVKPKPKRGYLKLVLDRFLSFGMILAIAILLLLSLLANTVLVIVGDFLTARLSGWVVYILHLANLMSSLVMMTFLFACIYKFLPDAKIKWRDVWVGAVVTAILFSLFRGLIGFYLGKNDVASVYGAAGSVVLILTWVFFTSQIIFFGAVFTFVYSRKYGHNIYPATYAVRVIRQEIEVGNSAVNAEPGKHAQEVYGEEEVITTQPDEGELEQGANI
- a CDS encoding DUF4270 family protein — protein: MNSAVRRFALFFFSLATLASCEDPSDIGIDLQDENLAGTTYTDTLTINTGTVSQPDSILAFNQDRAILGGYWDAVLGNVKGTTFTEVALSGTDVVFGDKNKPRLLDKLVLTLDYDSTFYGDIGEPITFEVHELTESFQEKASYFTNSSLAYDPKVLGSVTFKPEIVEVKDTTGKIIGEHYSRPSIVLDQEFAQNLLNQSGTTNLKNQANFAQFLKGFAFVPTGDPKFLLGLNLGSNNSKLTLYFRNGSGTGADSVRKSHTFFFGSATTRDFSNITADRSGTALEGLGKNVLLESSETGDESYIQSGTQLLTKLTIPHLAKLKEKHGNIVINRAELVIPIKTASDTKLAAPKALALYETNSSNRILKNSNGETRVVPFDAAYALNSTRYPAQLLFDADKKQYTVNITSYVQAILLGKKPNDGLLIAPAKFTNAGSGTVAISKEIIPYRAILSNTVEKGVKLRVYFTKVD
- the panD gene encoding aspartate 1-decarboxylase, with the translated sequence MYIEVLKSKIHRCRVTQAELHYVGSITIDEDLMDAANVVENEKVTIVNINNGERFETYVIKGERGTGTVCLNGPAARKVQVGDIVIVISYCSIPFADAKAHKPTLVFPDQHNRLV
- a CDS encoding RidA family protein — translated: MAHTIVNSQNAPAPIGPYSQATMANGVLYVSGQIPLNQQTGELVNSSIEEETHMVMKNLQFILSEAGMDFSNVVKCSIFVKDLNNFGKINETYGSYFTSNPPARETVEVSRLPKDVNVEISCIAVK
- the panC gene encoding pantoate--beta-alanine ligase — protein: MQVITQVNTLRETMQALRCSGKSIGFVPTMGALHEGHLQLLRASVKDNDITVCSIFVNPTQFNNAEDFKLYPRTLEEDIVQLQTTGCDYLFAPTPDDVYPQHTMLQFSFGKLEQVMEGEHRPGHFNGVATIVGKLFHMVQPHKAYFGQKDLQQVAIVRQLIFGLGFNVELVCHPTVREANGLAMSSRNKRLNKEQLVTAVSLYEALQLAKSQLKYKSQESIKEAVADYLRQKPEVTLEYFEIANPLTLQPIESIADAREVALCIAAHVGPVRLIDNLVVNLSEV